A single window of Undibacterium sp. 5I1 DNA harbors:
- a CDS encoding type 1 glutamine amidotransferase domain-containing protein, translating into MKKILMVLTSHDKLGNTGKKTGFWLEEFVAPYYVFIDGGAKVTLASPLGGQPPLDPKSDDDASQTEFTRRFKTDPIAQQALASTLQLSNISANDFDAVFYPGGHGPLWDLAEDKSSIHLIETMFAQGKPVAVVCHAPGVLSHVKTAEGKPLVSGKSVTGFSNTEEHAAGLTEVVPFLVEDMLKKNGGIYSKADDWQSYVQKDGLLISGQNPASSEEAAKVLLLTVTTPG; encoded by the coding sequence ATGAAAAAAATATTGATGGTACTGACATCACATGACAAGTTGGGTAACACCGGCAAAAAAACTGGTTTTTGGTTAGAAGAATTTGTGGCTCCCTATTATGTTTTTATTGATGGCGGCGCAAAGGTGACGCTGGCGTCTCCATTAGGTGGACAACCGCCGCTCGATCCTAAAAGTGATGATGATGCTTCGCAAACTGAATTCACTCGCCGTTTTAAAACTGACCCAATTGCACAACAGGCGTTAGCTAGTACGCTACAGCTGTCAAATATTTCGGCAAATGATTTCGACGCTGTATTTTATCCTGGTGGACATGGACCACTGTGGGATTTGGCAGAGGACAAGTCTTCTATCCACTTGATTGAAACAATGTTTGCACAAGGCAAACCAGTAGCCGTTGTATGCCACGCACCCGGAGTACTAAGTCATGTCAAGACTGCGGAAGGTAAGCCGCTAGTGAGCGGAAAATCCGTCACTGGCTTTAGTAATACCGAAGAGCATGCCGCCGGGCTCACCGAGGTTGTACCTTTTCTGGTGGAAGATATGTTGAAGAAAAATGGGGGCATTTACTCGAAAGCAGACGACTGGCAATCGTACGTTCAAAAAGACGGATTATTAATTTCAGGACAAAATCCAGCCTCATCTGAAGAGGCTGCCAAAGTGTTGTTACTCACCGTAACGACGCCGGGTTAA
- a CDS encoding catalase, with protein MTKTKITLSTVITDVNKKLSTTSIGNGGELHQIAEENQAPLTTNQGLVVADNQNSLNANVKGPTLLEDFILREKITHFDHERIPERIVHARGTGAHGYFELTHSLQKYTTAKILTEDSIKTPLFARFSTVAGGSGSADTPRDVRGFSVKFYTSEGNWDLVGNNIPVFFIQDAIKFPDLIHAVKMEPDRGFPQAATAHDTFWDFISLTPEAMHMVMWIMSDRTLPRSLSMMEGFGVHSFRLINQDGNSTFVKFHWRPKLGLQSTIWDETIKIAGADPDFHRRDMFNSINAGNFPEWELSVQLFSQEEADKFPFDHLDATKLIPEEMIPLLVIGRMILNKWPDNFFAETEQVAFCPSHVVPGIDFSNDPLLQGRLFSYLDTQLSRLGSPNFHQIPVNAPKCPFANHQRDGHMQMTQPTGRVSYEPNSLSATSPREQPATGFKSMAEQVDGSKGRIRPESFADHYSQARQFYISQNKYEQSHIASALVFELSKVEHPHIREAMVCHLRLIDTDLGDGIASELGIKNLQPLTASPVPIQNFPKSPALGLIDKMKDTLTGRVVGILIAEGSDADTFRKAKDAVIKSGATYKVVASKISEISLSDATKATINGQLAGTPSVMFDAIVVILSKQAAQKMAGNMAAIEFIKDAYSHLKAIAFDTGSKSLLDMAGIKEDSGMMSTDQMKEFLEAAKTRQWSREKLVRPSN; from the coding sequence ATGACCAAAACTAAGATAACGCTGTCTACAGTAATAACCGATGTAAATAAAAAACTAAGCACTACCTCGATTGGTAACGGAGGTGAGTTACATCAGATTGCAGAAGAAAATCAAGCGCCATTAACGACAAATCAAGGTCTTGTCGTTGCAGATAATCAAAATTCTCTCAACGCTAACGTAAAAGGTCCGACGCTACTAGAAGACTTTATATTAAGAGAAAAAATTACTCATTTCGATCATGAACGGATACCAGAACGTATCGTGCATGCAAGGGGAACCGGAGCCCATGGATATTTTGAATTAACGCACTCTCTACAAAAATACACTACTGCAAAAATTCTTACTGAAGACAGTATAAAAACGCCTCTATTTGCGCGATTTTCGACAGTAGCAGGTGGTTCCGGCTCAGCAGATACTCCAAGAGATGTACGAGGATTTTCGGTCAAGTTTTATACATCCGAAGGTAATTGGGATTTGGTTGGAAATAATATTCCAGTATTCTTTATTCAAGATGCAATTAAATTCCCTGACTTAATCCATGCGGTAAAAATGGAGCCTGATCGGGGCTTCCCGCAAGCAGCCACAGCGCACGATACGTTTTGGGATTTCATTTCGCTGACACCAGAAGCAATGCACATGGTGATGTGGATTATGTCGGATCGCACATTACCGCGATCATTAAGCATGATGGAAGGTTTTGGTGTCCATTCTTTCCGTTTAATTAATCAAGACGGCAATTCGACGTTTGTAAAATTCCACTGGCGACCTAAGTTAGGGCTTCAATCTACGATCTGGGATGAGACTATTAAAATTGCTGGCGCTGACCCTGATTTCCATCGTCGTGATATGTTCAATTCCATCAACGCAGGTAATTTTCCAGAATGGGAATTATCGGTACAACTATTCAGCCAGGAAGAGGCCGATAAATTCCCCTTTGATCATCTTGATGCGACTAAGCTCATCCCTGAAGAGATGATCCCATTGCTGGTGATTGGACGAATGATACTCAACAAGTGGCCAGATAACTTCTTTGCAGAGACCGAGCAAGTAGCGTTTTGTCCATCACATGTTGTCCCGGGTATCGATTTCTCTAACGATCCTTTGTTGCAGGGACGTTTATTCTCTTATCTGGATACACAGCTATCAAGATTAGGCTCACCTAATTTCCATCAAATCCCGGTGAATGCGCCTAAATGTCCATTTGCAAATCATCAAAGAGATGGTCATATGCAAATGACGCAACCAACTGGCAGGGTATCTTACGAGCCCAATTCCTTATCGGCGACATCACCGCGTGAGCAACCAGCGACTGGATTTAAAAGTATGGCTGAACAGGTCGATGGAAGTAAAGGCAGGATTCGGCCAGAGAGCTTTGCGGATCATTACAGTCAGGCGCGTCAATTTTATATAAGCCAAAATAAATATGAACAATCGCATATTGCTTCGGCACTCGTTTTTGAACTATCAAAAGTTGAACATCCACACATCAGAGAAGCGATGGTGTGTCATCTAAGGCTTATTGATACAGATCTCGGAGATGGTATTGCCAGTGAGTTAGGAATAAAAAATTTGCAGCCGCTTACAGCTAGTCCAGTGCCTATTCAGAATTTTCCGAAATCTCCCGCATTAGGCTTAATCGATAAGATGAAAGACACATTAACAGGTCGTGTTGTCGGTATTCTTATCGCTGAAGGGTCAGATGCAGACACTTTTAGGAAAGCCAAAGATGCTGTCATTAAATCGGGTGCGACATATAAAGTGGTAGCGTCTAAAATTAGTGAAATATCTTTATCTGACGCTACTAAAGCGACAATAAATGGTCAATTGGCGGGTACCCCATCTGTCATGTTTGACGCGATTGTCGTGATTCTATCCAAACAGGCTGCGCAAAAAATGGCGGGGAATATGGCGGCAATCGAGTTTATCAAAGATGCCTATAGCCACTTAAAAGCGATTGCCTTTGATACTGGAAGTAAATCCTTGTTAGATATGGCAGGAATAAAAGAAGACTCTGGAATGATGTCTACCGATCAAATGAAAGAGTTTTTAGAAGCCGCAAAAACCAGACAATGGAGTCGTGAGAAATTAGTACGGCCAAGTAATTAG
- a CDS encoding DUF4398 domain-containing protein: protein MIITTTPSIKKTTATLFTTGLTLLCGAALILTVGCSSMKTPATASVAVSSAAVDNASGAGAAEFAPVEMAFARDKMARANKAMAAKDYKLANDLATQAQADAKLAQGKADSAKAQAASSALQDDIRVLREELDRNSAAK from the coding sequence ATGATCATTACTACGACACCATCAATAAAAAAAACGACCGCCACATTGTTTACAACGGGATTAACGCTCTTATGCGGCGCAGCTCTGATTTTGACTGTTGGTTGTAGCAGCATGAAGACACCAGCGACTGCAAGTGTGGCCGTATCTAGCGCTGCCGTGGATAATGCCTCTGGCGCTGGCGCTGCAGAGTTTGCACCAGTAGAAATGGCATTCGCACGCGACAAAATGGCGCGCGCTAATAAAGCGATGGCAGCCAAAGATTATAAGCTTGCAAATGATCTCGCAACGCAAGCCCAAGCCGATGCCAAGCTAGCACAAGGTAAGGCTGATTCAGCTAAAGCGCAAGCGGCATCTAGCGCATTGCAAGACGATATTCGTGTCTTGCGTGAGGAGCTAGATCGCAACAGCGCTGCAAAATAA
- a CDS encoding OmpA family protein, protein MKKTYFTPVLLAMAVFVSACSSMPKTTSLLDQTRSDYAMAQSNPKIASYASLEMKQASDALDQANAAAKNNDNADKIDKLAYVAKQKIALTQEVAKQKSAEADIANAAKERDQIRLDQRTNEADKAKANAAQALASAEQAKLAAQTAQNQALDAQRQTQEAQARAAQLEAQLADLAAKKTDRGMVITLGDVLFGTDMARLNPEGLRTAKKLADVLQQNPQRTVLVEGFTDSTGTAAHNQELSERRATSVRTALQEMGIAPERIAVRGYGQAYPVASNTTAQDRQLNRRVEIVLSDATGKVPQRQ, encoded by the coding sequence ATGAAAAAAACTTACTTCACACCAGTTTTGTTAGCCATGGCAGTCTTTGTTTCTGCTTGTAGTTCTATGCCAAAAACGACCAGTTTGTTAGATCAAACTCGCAGCGATTATGCGATGGCGCAAAGTAATCCAAAAATCGCCAGCTACGCATCCTTAGAAATGAAGCAAGCCAGCGATGCTTTAGACCAAGCCAACGCTGCCGCAAAAAATAATGACAATGCGGACAAGATCGATAAATTAGCTTATGTCGCTAAACAAAAAATCGCCTTGACACAAGAAGTCGCCAAGCAAAAATCTGCTGAGGCTGATATTGCCAATGCAGCTAAAGAGCGCGATCAAATCCGTTTAGATCAACGTACTAATGAAGCCGATAAGGCAAAAGCCAACGCGGCGCAAGCATTGGCCAGCGCGGAGCAAGCCAAGTTGGCAGCGCAGACAGCACAAAATCAGGCGCTGGACGCGCAACGTCAGACCCAAGAAGCACAAGCCCGTGCTGCACAGTTAGAAGCACAGTTAGCTGACCTTGCTGCTAAGAAAACAGACCGCGGCATGGTCATTACTTTAGGTGATGTGTTGTTTGGTACCGATATGGCGCGTCTCAATCCAGAAGGCTTACGCACGGCTAAAAAATTAGCAGATGTATTGCAACAAAATCCGCAACGCACCGTATTAGTAGAGGGTTTTACTGACAGCACAGGTACTGCCGCACATAACCAGGAATTATCAGAGCGTCGTGCGACTTCTGTCCGTACCGCATTGCAAGAGATGGGTATCGCGCCTGAGCGCATAGCTGTGCGTGGTTATGGTCAAGCGTACCCAGTTGCGAGCAACACGACCGCACAAGATCGTCAGTTAAATCGCCGTGTAGAAATCGTATTGTCTGATGCCACTGGTAAAGTGCCACAGCGTCAGTAA
- a CDS encoding ferritin-like domain-containing protein encodes MHDANKMNHKGIDTAAIRDAAKNMDDGAVTVGYQADRKEVIAMLNGALATELVCVLRYKRHYYTASGLQNGPIKAEFLQHAIEEQGHADLLAERIVQLSGSPDFNPATLIDRSHAEYDDSESIQSMIKANLIAERVAIEAYRQMIEQIGDTDPTTKHMLIGIMAMEEEHADDMRDLLVK; translated from the coding sequence ATGCATGACGCAAACAAAATGAATCATAAGGGTATCGATACCGCAGCAATCCGTGATGCTGCCAAAAATATGGATGACGGTGCCGTCACTGTTGGTTACCAGGCTGATCGTAAAGAAGTGATTGCTATGTTAAATGGCGCATTAGCGACAGAACTAGTTTGCGTATTGCGCTACAAGCGCCATTACTACACGGCGAGCGGCTTACAAAATGGTCCGATCAAAGCGGAGTTTTTACAGCATGCGATTGAAGAACAAGGTCATGCCGATTTGTTGGCAGAGCGAATTGTACAGTTGAGCGGTAGCCCAGATTTTAATCCGGCAACGCTGATTGACCGTAGCCATGCAGAGTACGATGATTCAGAAAGTATCCAGTCTATGATCAAAGCGAATTTGATTGCTGAGCGTGTCGCTATTGAAGCGTATCGTCAAATGATTGAGCAAATCGGCGATACCGACCCGACCACCAAACACATGCTAATTGGCATCATGGCGATGGAAGAGGAACATGCGGATGATATGCGGGATTTGTTGGTCAAGTAG
- a CDS encoding DUF883 family protein, whose amino-acid sequence MLESNLKAVNKDVKLLIKDSQALFVAAAALTGEKADEAREKAMKLLDAALVKAQEAQASAIVAGKEMAASADVYVKENPWRAIAAAAGVGLLLGVIINRK is encoded by the coding sequence ATGTTGGAATCAAATTTAAAAGCAGTCAACAAAGACGTCAAATTATTGATCAAAGATTCTCAAGCGTTGTTCGTTGCTGCTGCCGCGTTGACTGGCGAAAAAGCAGATGAAGCTCGTGAAAAAGCCATGAAGTTGTTAGATGCGGCTTTGGTTAAAGCACAAGAAGCGCAAGCCAGCGCCATTGTCGCCGGTAAAGAAATGGCCGCATCTGCCGATGTTTATGTCAAAGAAAATCCGTGGCGCGCGATTGCAGCGGCAGCCGGTGTTGGCTTGCTGTTGGGTGTAATCATTAACCGTAAGTAA
- a CDS encoding phage holin family protein → MTDNSNSAPAVGLMAGLAGVAKNGFGLLLSRLELAALELSELRNHALKIALVFALAILAIWFALAYGTALVVYLSWDALGWKILFIMSIVFVAIAVGLLLYLLSMVKHGKLSLPVTMAELKSDRDMLL, encoded by the coding sequence ATGACGGATAACTCTAATTCAGCGCCTGCTGTCGGTTTAATGGCTGGCTTAGCGGGCGTTGCCAAAAATGGATTTGGATTGCTTTTGTCCAGGCTAGAACTAGCCGCGCTGGAATTGTCAGAACTGCGGAATCATGCGCTAAAAATCGCACTGGTATTCGCATTGGCGATTTTGGCCATCTGGTTTGCATTAGCCTATGGCACGGCGCTGGTTGTGTACTTAAGCTGGGACGCGCTAGGCTGGAAAATTCTATTCATAATGAGCATAGTGTTTGTCGCAATCGCTGTTGGATTGTTGCTCTATCTGTTGTCAATGGTAAAGCATGGCAAGTTATCTTTGCCAGTGACTATGGCTGAACTGAAGTCAGACCGGGACATGCTGCTCTAG